A DNA window from Helianthus annuus cultivar XRQ/B chromosome 15, HanXRQr2.0-SUNRISE, whole genome shotgun sequence contains the following coding sequences:
- the LOC110913979 gene encoding uncharacterized protein LOC110913979 — MTHKHCFEALDQIMRDIVRSSNPRMQKQPFGGKVVLLGGDFRQILPVIPKGTRSKIVNSSLNSSYLWQYCKVLKLTENMRLKVGTKPSNLQETKDFAEWILKLGDGLLGDQNDEEEEIEIPDDLLIKDEVNPIASLISFTYSEIDKFLGDLNYFQQRAILAPTNEVVDSINTQLLDSMPGEDKIYLSSDTLFESEQQSELNMALFPPDVLNNLRLSGLPNHKLVLKVGAPVMLLRNIDQANGLCNGTRLQVTKLGKVVIEEKIITGMNIGHHTLITRLKMTPSDKRIPVKIASRQFPLSVCFAMTNKSQGQSLERVGLYLPRPVSVMDNYMLRYLE, encoded by the coding sequence ATGACACACAAGCATTGTTTTGAAGCCCTTGATCAGATAATGAGAGATATCGTCCGTTCAAGTAATCCGAGGATGCAAAAACAGCCATTTGGAGGAAAGGTTGTTCTGTTGGGCGGTGATTTTAGGCAAATACTTCCAGTCATTCCAAAGGGTACTAGAAGCAAGATTGTAAATTCTTCATTGAATTCGTCTTATCTATGGCAATATTGTAAGGTACTAAAACTAACTGAAAACATGAGGCTAAAAGTGGGTACCAAACCAAGTAATTTACAAGAAACCAAGGATTTTGCAGAATGGATATTAAAACTCGGTGATGGTTTGCTTGGTGATCAAAatgatgaagaggaagaaattgAAATTCCGGACGATTTACTTATCAAAGATGAAGTTAATCCTATTGCTTCATTGATTTCATTCACATATTCGGAAATTGATAAATTTTTGGGTGATTTAAACTATTTCCAGCAAAGAGCTATTCTTGCACCCACCAATGAAGTCGTTGATTCAATTAATACACAATTGTTAGACAGTATGCCTGGTGAGGATAAGATATATCTCAGTTCAGACACTTTATTTGAATCTGAGCAACAGTCTGAACTTAACATGGCATTGTTTCCTCCGGACGTATTAAATAATCTGCGTTTATCAGGGTTACCTAACCATAAACTGGTTCTCAAAGTTGGAGCTCCAGTAATGTTACTTAGAAACATTGATCAAGCGAATGGTTTGTGTAACGGCACACGACTACAAGTAACAAAGCTTGGAAAAGTTGTAATAGAAGAAAAGATCATCACAGGAATGAACATAGGTCATCACACTTTGATTACACGATTGAAAATGACTCCTTCCGATAAAAGAATTCCAGTGAAAATTGCTAGTCGACAATTCCCACTATCAGTCTGCTTTGCGATGACAAATAAAAGTCAAGGACAATCACTTGAACGTGTCGGATTGTACCTTCCACGTCCGGTTTCAGTCATGGACAACTATATGTTGCGCTATCTCGAGTAA